Genomic window (Streptomyces sp. SLBN-31):
ATTTCCGGGGAGTAGGCCTGATAGACGGTGATCGTGGATTCCGAGTGGACCGCACGGATCCCGCGTTGCGGTTCTTCCATGGCGTACAGCCTGAGGTCGGCCGGGTCGGGCGGCCACTGATTTTCGGCGGCTCGGTGGCCCTGCGGCTTGAAAGTCCTGTGGAGGGACCACTTCGATGGGGTTGTGAACAGAGCAGCGCTGGACGGTAACAGGAAGGTCGCCGGGCGGGTCTCACTCGGCGATGTTCTCGCGCAACTCGGCAGGCACAGGCCGGTCTTCCACTCAGAAGCAGATCTTCAGCACAGCTTCGCGCGGGCTCTGTGGGAACTCTCGCCGGATGTGCACTCCAGGCTTGAGGTGCCGCAGCGGTCGGAGGGCAAGGCCGAGTACCTGGACCTCCTGTGCATCGGCCCCTCGAGTCGCACCGCGATCGAGTTCAAGTACTTCACCCGGAGATGGACGGGCACGGTGGGTACTCCTGCCGAGGACTACGCCCTGAAAGGGCACGCCGCCACGGACCTCGCTCGTCTGCACTACGTGCGGGACATAGCCAGGCTGGAGCGCTTCTGCCGCCGGTCGGACCAGAACGGTCTTGCCGTCATGCTGACCAACGACGCCTCCCTGTGGACACCGCCCGGCGCCGGCCGCGGGCTGACTCGGGACAAGGACTTCAGAATCCATCAGGGGCGGGAACTTGCCGGCACGCTGCTGTGGGCCGAGGGTGCCTACGAGGCCAACACGTGCACGTTGAGGGGCGCATACCGCCTCCATTGGAAGCCGTACTCCGAACTGGACGGACTGGGCGGAGAGTTCAGGTATCTCGCCGTATCCGTCAGCCCGCCGTCGAACGCGACTGACGACGGTCCGTCGCATGTGTAGCGGCGACGACCTGAACTGCTGCGCCGGGCGTTCGCACTCACTACCGTCCTGGCATGACGTCGATTGACGAGTGGCCAGATTTTCCCGAAGGGCTCGACCCCGAAAGCGTGTCGTTTCGGGAAGCTCGGTGCACGTGGCATGGCAGGACGTGCGCAGAGCCACCCGTCAAGGTCGTGCGCACCCGAGATGGAGCGCGGTGGGCGGCATGCGAACGGGCTGTACGCAGTATCGCTGCCGAACAAGCCAGAAAGCCTGACCGGTGAGCCGCCGCAGTCTCGCGGTTGCGGATCATTCCGGAGCAGTCCAGACCGTACATACCCCGCCGTACTCGGATCAGCTCCAGGTGTCCCCTGAAGCCGAACTCACCGATACCGCGATCACCGCACACGGACACGGGTCATCGATCACTCACCCGCGGGAGCCGACGTAAGTCCCGTCGGGCAAGACGCTCCCCAGCGCGTCTCAAACGGGTCACTTAGCTTGACCCCCGTCCCGCCGATCCCGCAGTACCCCGCCGGGTTCTTTTCCAGATACTGCTGGTGGTATCCCTCTGCCGGATAGAGCGGGCGGGGCTGCGCCGGGAGGATTTCCGTTGTGATCGTGCCGTGGCCCGCGTCGGTGAGGACGCGTTGGTAGGCCTTGCGGGAGGCCTCGGCGGTCGTTGCCTGTTCGGGGGTGTGGGTATGGATCGCCGAGCGGTACTGGGTGCCCACGTCGTTGCCCTGGCGGAAGCCCTGGGTGGGGTCGTGGGACTCCCAGAAGGTCTTCAGAAGGCGTTCGTACGAGATGAGAGCGGGGTCGAAGACCACGCGGACCACCTCCGTGTGGCCGGTCAGGCCGGAGCAGACCTCCTCGTAGGTGGGGTGCTCGGTGTAACCGCCCTGGTAGCCGACCAGGGTGGTCCACACCCCGGCCGGAAGCCGCCAGAACGTGCGCTCGGCGCCCCAGAAGCAGCCCAGGCCGAAGTCGGCCACCTCCAGGCCCTCGGGGTAGGGGCCCAGGAGCGGGGTGCCGAGGACGGTGTGCCGGTCGGGGACCGTGAAGATCGGCTCCGGGCGGCCCTGGAGAGCCTGCTCGCGGGTGGGGAGCTGGGGCGTACGGCTGTACAGGAACATGCGGTCTCCAAACGCGGGCCCGGGGGTTCGCTGCCGTCAACATGCCGTGATCGGACGGCATTCCGCCCCCGCCCGTCAGTGCGGCAGCGTCGCCGGGCTGCCGCCGTTCGCCTCGTAGCCCGCCACCGCCAGCGCGCGGTAGACCGCGAACTCGGCCGCGGGGTCGGCGGACAGGGTCCAGGGGAGTGCCC
Coding sequences:
- the msrA gene encoding peptide-methionine (S)-S-oxide reductase MsrA, encoding MFLYSRTPQLPTREQALQGRPEPIFTVPDRHTVLGTPLLGPYPEGLEVADFGLGCFWGAERTFWRLPAGVWTTLVGYQGGYTEHPTYEEVCSGLTGHTEVVRVVFDPALISYERLLKTFWESHDPTQGFRQGNDVGTQYRSAIHTHTPEQATTAEASRKAYQRVLTDAGHGTITTEILPAQPRPLYPAEGYHQQYLEKNPAGYCGIGGTGVKLSDPFETRWGASCPTGLTSAPAGE